A stretch of Paenibacillus mucilaginosus 3016 DNA encodes these proteins:
- a CDS encoding glycoside hydrolase family 31 protein, which produces MTNEELVLELLPDEYWWGGRTADGRSMPYGSSLFIVDLATDLGGNQACPLLISSKGRYVWSGEPFAFAFERSHLKVIGPGPLIQGEGYETLRGAYGYASRTFFPPVPSIPEELLFTAPQYNLWIELLYEPTQEKVLQYAGDVLAHGMPPGVIMIDDNWHEPYGTWTFHSGRFPDPGRMVQELHAMGFKVMLWVCPFVSPDSLTFRRLEPTGILLKDRSGRTAIRKWWNGCSAVLDCTNPQAVRWIHEQLEALQRDYGIDGFKFDAGDPEFYEPDDLSYVPGTTRNGHCEAWARIGLSYPLNEYRACWKLAGQPLAQRLKDKNHEWEGNGLDSLIPDGLAQGLLGYAYTCPDMIGGGQYESFSVDRLDPELFVRYAQCSALFPMMQFSAAPWRVLDEEYLRYCIEAARLHARFGSEIRELAKAASVTGEPILRHMAYEFPGEGMEAVQDQFMLGSTLLVAPVVTRGARARQVMFPAGTWAGDDGSVVVGPANLLIDVPLGRLPWYRKQ; this is translated from the coding sequence GTGACGAATGAAGAGCTCGTGCTTGAGCTTCTGCCTGACGAGTATTGGTGGGGAGGACGGACGGCCGATGGACGAAGCATGCCCTATGGTTCGTCCTTGTTCATCGTGGACCTGGCCACCGACCTGGGGGGAAATCAAGCCTGCCCCTTACTGATTTCGAGTAAAGGCCGTTATGTGTGGAGCGGGGAGCCCTTTGCTTTCGCGTTCGAACGAAGCCATCTGAAAGTGATCGGCCCGGGACCGCTTATCCAGGGCGAGGGCTATGAAACTTTGCGCGGGGCGTACGGCTATGCATCCCGCACCTTTTTTCCACCGGTGCCTTCGATTCCGGAAGAACTGCTGTTCACCGCTCCCCAATACAATCTGTGGATCGAGCTGCTGTATGAGCCGACGCAGGAGAAGGTGCTGCAGTATGCAGGAGATGTGCTCGCCCATGGGATGCCTCCGGGTGTGATCATGATTGACGACAACTGGCATGAGCCTTACGGGACATGGACGTTTCACTCCGGCCGGTTCCCGGACCCTGGGCGTATGGTTCAGGAGCTGCATGCCATGGGCTTCAAGGTGATGCTCTGGGTGTGTCCCTTCGTTAGTCCGGATTCGCTTACCTTTCGCAGGCTGGAGCCGACTGGGATCCTCTTGAAGGACCGCAGCGGCAGGACGGCGATTCGAAAATGGTGGAACGGCTGCAGCGCGGTGCTCGACTGCACCAACCCGCAGGCCGTACGGTGGATTCACGAACAGCTGGAAGCGCTTCAGCGAGACTATGGGATTGACGGCTTCAAGTTCGATGCCGGCGATCCGGAGTTCTATGAACCGGACGACCTCAGCTATGTCCCCGGCACCACGCGCAACGGCCACTGCGAGGCATGGGCCAGGATCGGGCTGAGCTATCCCCTCAATGAATACCGCGCCTGCTGGAAGCTCGCAGGACAGCCCCTGGCTCAGCGGCTTAAGGACAAGAACCATGAATGGGAAGGCAATGGTCTGGACAGCTTGATCCCGGACGGCTTGGCGCAGGGTCTTCTCGGCTATGCCTATACCTGCCCCGATATGATTGGCGGCGGGCAGTATGAGAGCTTCTCCGTGGACCGGTTGGATCCTGAGCTGTTTGTGCGTTATGCCCAGTGCTCCGCCCTGTTCCCGATGATGCAGTTCTCCGCAGCCCCTTGGCGGGTTCTGGATGAGGAGTACCTGCGTTACTGCATCGAAGCGGCCCGATTGCACGCGCGGTTCGGATCTGAAATTCGGGAGCTTGCCAAGGCAGCATCCGTCACCGGAGAGCCGATACTGCGCCACATGGCTTATGAATTCCCGGGGGAAGGCATGGAAGCCGTCCAGGATCAGTTCATGCTGGGCAGCACGCTGCTTGTGGCTCCTGTGGTGACCCGGGGGGCGAGAGCGCGACAGGTGATGTTCCCGGCCGGTACGTGGGCGGGAGATGACGGCAGTGTGGTGGTTGGGCCTGCGAACCTGCTCATCGACGTGCCGCTGGGCCGGCTGCCCTGGTACAGGAAGCAGTAA
- a CDS encoding alpha-L-rhamnosidase C-terminal domain-containing protein, protein MIPSWEALKVTKEPRTRYYIDPVRIVWQSEDESPAIERAELLLTGRDGQSVLSTSMEKACIFRHEGNAPGILLDFGTELHGGVQICIAGGSKKDTRTARIRVRFGESAMEAMSELGGTTNATNNHAVRDGIFEVSFMGAEELGNTGFRFVRIDFLDEGHFIQLLSIRAVAVMHDLEYKGSFRCSDELLNRIWAAGAYTVHLNMQDYLWDGIKRDRLVWTGDMHPETSTLQAVFGSHEVVPRSLDFIRDESPLPDWMTTFPTYSIWWVLVHHDWYMHNGNLEYLLEQKTYMTGLLRQLADCVLEDGTADIPNPFLDWPSSTNPEGVRAGTHALFIWCMMAGAKLCGVMEEHDTAELCRQTEARLRQALPDHNHSKQAASLQALVGLLDPQQANREVIAPDSPRAYSTFYGYYILKARGEAGDIQGSLDSIRSYWGGMLSLGATTFWEDFDIEWLNNAARIDELTPQGKVDVHGSYGGYCYQGYRHSLCHGWASGPTAWLSEYVLGIRPLEPGCRTVRVAPQLGDLTWAEGTFPTPHGIVRVKHTKRPDGTVHSDITAPEGVTVVRA, encoded by the coding sequence ATGATTCCGTCATGGGAAGCCTTGAAGGTAACAAAGGAGCCGCGAACCCGTTATTACATCGATCCGGTCAGGATCGTATGGCAGTCGGAGGACGAGAGCCCGGCGATCGAACGCGCGGAGCTGCTGCTGACAGGCCGGGACGGCCAGTCGGTGCTGAGCACGTCCATGGAGAAGGCGTGTATTTTCCGCCATGAGGGGAACGCTCCGGGCATCCTGCTTGATTTTGGCACGGAGCTCCATGGAGGGGTACAGATCTGCATTGCAGGCGGCAGCAAGAAGGATACGCGAACGGCCAGGATTCGGGTCCGGTTCGGGGAATCGGCGATGGAAGCGATGAGCGAGCTGGGCGGGACGACGAATGCGACGAACAATCATGCCGTGAGAGACGGGATCTTCGAAGTCAGCTTCATGGGGGCCGAAGAGCTCGGGAACACCGGGTTCCGGTTTGTCCGGATTGATTTTCTGGACGAAGGGCACTTCATCCAGTTGCTTAGCATTCGTGCCGTGGCGGTGATGCATGATCTCGAGTATAAGGGCAGCTTCCGCTGCAGCGACGAATTGCTAAACCGGATTTGGGCAGCAGGCGCCTATACCGTGCATCTGAATATGCAGGATTACTTGTGGGACGGCATCAAAAGGGACCGGCTGGTGTGGACGGGCGACATGCACCCGGAGACCTCGACACTGCAGGCTGTGTTCGGGTCTCATGAGGTCGTGCCGCGGAGTCTGGACTTCATCCGGGACGAGAGCCCGCTGCCGGACTGGATGACGACCTTCCCCACGTATTCCATCTGGTGGGTCCTTGTGCATCACGACTGGTACATGCATAACGGGAATTTGGAGTATCTGCTGGAGCAAAAGACTTATATGACGGGGCTGCTCCGCCAGCTGGCGGATTGCGTGCTTGAGGACGGAACCGCGGACATTCCGAATCCGTTCCTGGATTGGCCTTCTTCCACGAACCCGGAAGGCGTGCGGGCGGGAACGCATGCCTTGTTCATTTGGTGCATGATGGCGGGAGCCAAGCTGTGCGGGGTGATGGAGGAACATGACACGGCGGAGCTCTGCCGGCAGACCGAGGCCAGGCTTCGACAGGCGCTGCCGGATCATAATCACAGCAAGCAGGCGGCCTCCCTGCAGGCTCTGGTCGGACTGCTCGACCCTCAGCAGGCGAACCGAGAGGTGATCGCGCCGGATTCGCCGAGGGCCTATTCGACCTTCTATGGCTACTATATCCTTAAGGCACGCGGCGAGGCGGGGGATATTCAAGGCAGCCTGGACAGCATCCGGTCCTATTGGGGCGGGATGCTCTCGCTTGGGGCGACCACGTTCTGGGAGGACTTCGATATCGAGTGGCTGAACAACGCAGCGCGGATCGACGAGCTGACGCCCCAAGGGAAGGTCGACGTGCACGGCTCCTACGGTGGATACTGCTACCAGGGCTACCGGCACAGCTTGTGCCACGGCTGGGCCTCGGGACCGACAGCCTGGCTGTCCGAGTATGTGCTCGGCATCCGTCCGCTGGAGCCGGGCTGCCGGACCGTCCGTGTCGCTCCGCAGCTGGGCGATCTGACATGGGCGGAGGGCACCTTCCCGACCCCGCACGGCATCGTAAGGGTGAAGCATACGAAGCGGCCGGACGGCACCGTACACTCGGATATTACCGCGCCGGAGGGTGTGACGGTGGTGAGGGCTTGA
- a CDS encoding transposase yields MYTIRQEELFSLQELMEMAPENKYSIVFKTLDLLPALRVLNKRTHRGRPEELNYAAMVYAMLIGTIERIPTTKDLLKRLRTNEEFRRTCRFRGSDAIPSEASFSRLYTKLADSGVLWELQRQVISLAAAAGFVSPSFISFDSTHVEAEERQPRKEQEVESKAESNEQPVLEMEHSPSTSAKRLEDPRKKYKRGAPTKAEAERRRLEREAWEASLPLFERKLEDMLPYTFEQLKPLIPIHPSTSSKKGSNGKLMWWHGYKLHILADSKGHYILSALFSSAHVNDGRLAIPLLKKFQTDFPDWKVKHALADAGYDVMAVYKQVRSLGAWPLIDYNERAKKPPEGLNENFHPVCQEGHSYVYDSFDAKNKSLKFTRPQECKACPLEKSGRCQRVYKIKVEKDLRRFTVPARGSKSYKKIYKKRTTVERIFAYLKGYYGLGASRKRGKRAEVDAALSVLSYTLCQYAVDCMRQKQQKQAA; encoded by the coding sequence TTGTATACTATTCGTCAAGAAGAGCTGTTTTCCCTGCAAGAGCTTATGGAAATGGCACCAGAAAATAAATACAGCATCGTTTTCAAAACGCTTGACCTCTTACCTGCACTGCGCGTGCTCAACAAGAGAACGCACAGAGGCCGGCCAGAAGAGCTGAACTATGCGGCCATGGTATACGCTATGCTCATTGGGACCATTGAACGTATTCCGACCACAAAAGATTTGCTGAAGCGCTTGCGGACAAATGAAGAGTTCCGCAGGACTTGCCGTTTTCGCGGATCCGACGCTATTCCTAGTGAAGCTTCATTTTCACGGTTGTATACAAAACTCGCCGACTCCGGTGTGCTGTGGGAGCTGCAGCGCCAAGTCATTTCCCTCGCCGCTGCGGCGGGATTCGTCTCTCCCAGTTTTATTAGCTTTGACTCCACCCATGTAGAGGCAGAGGAACGCCAACCGCGTAAAGAACAGGAAGTGGAATCGAAGGCCGAGTCTAACGAACAACCTGTCCTTGAAATGGAACACTCCCCATCCACCAGCGCTAAGCGTCTGGAAGACCCGCGGAAGAAATATAAAAGGGGTGCGCCTACGAAGGCAGAGGCGGAGCGCCGCCGTTTGGAAAGAGAAGCATGGGAAGCTTCTTTGCCCCTGTTCGAACGTAAACTCGAGGATATGCTCCCTTACACATTTGAGCAGCTCAAACCGCTGATTCCTATACATCCAAGTACGAGCAGTAAAAAAGGCTCCAATGGAAAACTCATGTGGTGGCATGGATACAAACTGCATATTCTCGCAGACAGTAAAGGGCATTACATTTTGAGCGCCCTCTTCAGTTCCGCTCACGTAAATGACGGACGGCTGGCGATTCCGCTGCTAAAGAAGTTTCAAACCGATTTTCCTGACTGGAAGGTCAAACACGCCTTGGCTGATGCTGGATATGATGTTATGGCCGTCTACAAACAAGTAAGGAGCTTGGGAGCCTGGCCTCTAATTGACTATAACGAGCGAGCGAAAAAGCCGCCGGAAGGATTGAATGAGAATTTTCACCCGGTGTGTCAGGAAGGGCACTCTTACGTATATGACAGCTTCGATGCCAAGAACAAAAGCTTAAAATTCACTAGGCCCCAAGAGTGCAAAGCATGCCCGCTAGAAAAAAGCGGCAGGTGTCAAAGGGTCTATAAAATCAAGGTAGAGAAGGATCTCAGACGATTTACCGTACCAGCCAGGGGCAGTAAATCTTACAAAAAAATATACAAGAAACGGACAACGGTTGAGCGAATCTTTGCCTATCTGAAGGGTTACTACGGACTGGGGGCGTCTAGGAAGCGCGGTAAAAGAGCTGAGGTTGACGCCGCCCTGAGTGTTCTTAGCTACACGCTTTGTCAATATGCTGTTGATTGCATGCGCCAAAAACAACAAAAACAGGCAGCCTAA